From Streptomyces sp. 6-11-2, one genomic window encodes:
- a CDS encoding lectin: MARPLLAVASLAALALSAGLLVAGPAQAATGTITGLAGKCLDVAGAGSADGTAVQLYDCNGTAAQQWTVGSDGTIRALGKCLDVTGGSTADGAKVQLWSCTGAANQKWTVTAARDIVNQQANKCLDVTDRSSANGARAQIWSCTGASNQKWTAPAADSGPPPATSMAVAPYLYNGWGSPPSPTTITNATGVKWFTLAFVLSNGYCNPQWDGSRPLTGGVDQQTVNTVRANGGDIIPSFGGYSGNKLESSCSSAGELAAAYQKVINAYGLKAIDIDLEADAYSNPTVQQRTVDALKTVKANNPGLKVYITIGTGQSGPDTSLINRAASSGLAVDAWAIMPFDFGGAGRNMGNLTVQAAEGLKNALKNAYRYSDDQAYRTMGISSMNGITDQNETVTVADFRTILGYAQQHHLARLTFWSANRDRPCTGGPADSCSGVGQSAWDYTRVFAAYTG; the protein is encoded by the coding sequence ATGGCCAGACCCCTGCTCGCGGTCGCATCCCTCGCAGCACTCGCCCTCTCCGCCGGTCTCCTCGTGGCCGGCCCCGCCCAGGCCGCCACCGGCACCATCACCGGACTGGCGGGGAAGTGTCTCGACGTCGCCGGTGCCGGCTCGGCCGACGGCACGGCCGTGCAGCTCTACGACTGCAACGGCACCGCCGCCCAGCAGTGGACGGTCGGCTCCGACGGCACCATCCGCGCCCTCGGCAAGTGCCTCGACGTCACCGGCGGTTCGACCGCCGACGGTGCCAAGGTCCAGCTGTGGTCCTGCACCGGCGCCGCCAACCAGAAGTGGACCGTCACCGCCGCGCGCGACATCGTCAACCAGCAGGCCAACAAGTGCCTGGACGTCACCGACAGGTCGTCGGCCAACGGCGCCCGCGCCCAGATCTGGTCGTGCACCGGCGCGAGCAATCAGAAGTGGACCGCGCCCGCCGCGGACAGCGGCCCCCCTCCGGCCACGTCCATGGCCGTGGCGCCGTACCTCTACAACGGCTGGGGCAGCCCGCCGAGCCCGACCACGATCACCAACGCCACCGGCGTGAAGTGGTTCACGCTCGCCTTCGTTCTCAGCAACGGCTACTGCAACCCGCAGTGGGACGGCAGCCGTCCGCTCACCGGCGGCGTCGACCAGCAGACCGTCAACACCGTACGCGCGAACGGCGGGGACATCATCCCCTCCTTCGGCGGCTACAGCGGCAACAAGCTCGAGAGTTCCTGCTCCAGCGCGGGCGAACTCGCCGCCGCGTACCAGAAGGTGATCAACGCCTACGGGCTGAAGGCCATCGACATCGACCTCGAGGCCGACGCCTACAGCAACCCGACCGTCCAGCAGCGCACGGTCGACGCGTTGAAGACCGTGAAGGCCAACAACCCCGGCCTGAAGGTGTACATCACCATCGGCACCGGGCAGAGCGGCCCCGACACCAGTCTGATCAACCGGGCCGCCTCCTCCGGCCTGGCTGTCGACGCCTGGGCCATCATGCCGTTCGACTTCGGCGGCGCCGGCCGGAACATGGGCAACCTGACCGTGCAGGCCGCCGAGGGCCTCAAGAACGCGCTGAAGAACGCGTACCGCTACAGCGACGACCAGGCCTACCGCACCATGGGCATCTCGTCGATGAACGGCATCACCGACCAGAACGAGACGGTGACGGTCGCGGACTTCCGTACCATCCTCGGCTACGCCCAGCAGCACCACCTGGCCCGTCTGACCTTCTGGTCAGCCAACCGCGACCGCCCGTGCACCGGCGGCCCGGCCGACAGCTGCTCCGGCGTCGGCCAGTCCGCCTGGGACTACACGCGCGTCTTCGCCGCCTACACCGGCTGA